A segment of the Armatimonadota bacterium genome:
CCAGCCCGTTGACGTAGTCGGTGAAGAACGGCTGCAGGGAGATGGTCCAGAACTCCAGGGTGACCTGGGGGACGGCAGCCGTCGGCGCCGCGGTTACGCCCAGCAGGACCAGGGCGAGGGCGGTCCGCAGCATCGGCGGCCTGGGAGAACGGGCCATGGCGCTACTGTCCCCTGCGTCGTTCGGGTGGGTCGCCGGCAAGTCCTGCCGTCGCGCCGGAATCCAGCCTCGCCCACGCCACGTTCTCGGGCGGCACCCTAGCCAGCTACCGGTCGGAAGTCGACGACCTGGAAGGTGTGCAGGCGGCTGTTGCGGGCCAGCTCCCACTGCACCTCGATAGGGAAGGCGAAGTCCGGCTGCATCCGCCCGTGCTGCAGCCAGTGGCGGGCGTGCGCGTCGTGCATCACCCCGGGCCCTGCCTTGACCACCAGGCGCAGCGGCGTCTCCACCAGGTGGACCTCGTCCAGCTCCGGCAACGCGCGCAGGGCCTGCAGCAGCGCCTCCCGCAGCGGAGGGTCCGGCAGGGGGCGGACGTTGACCAGCCCGATGTTCCGCCCCAGGGGGCCGATGATCTTCACGTTGGCCAGATCCACGGCGGCCCCGGCGTCTTGCAGCACCCGGAGGAGCACCTCGTTGGCCTCCGCCACGGCGCGGCCGTGGTAGGTGGGGTTGATCAGCGGCTTCAGCAGGTGCTTGAGCTTGCATCCTTCCCGCCCGGGGTGCTCCCCGATCCGAGGGATGCGCAGGCCGAGGTGGTCGGCGATGGCCCGGATCTGTGGCTTGTTCAGGTCCAGCAGCGGCGCGTAGTAGCCGTTGCATACCTTCAGACCAAGCTGCCCCCAGGTGTCGCTGCGGTTGGCTCCGGTGAGCACCAGGCGGCCGCCGCTGGCGCGGCGCACCATCCCCAGCTTGATCTCCCGGGTGCAGCGGTTGCAGGCCGGGCCGTTGCGCTGCACCCGGTGCTGGGCGAACTGGCCGAGCAGGCAGCGCTGCTGCAGCCCCAGCTGCTGTGCCAGCTCCAGGACGATCTGGTTGCCGCGGCGGTAGGCATAGGCCCCCATGTTCACCGTGACCAGGAGGACGTGGGGACCTCCCAGAGCTTCCCTGGCCAGAGCAGCCACGGTGGTGCTGTCCAGACCTCCGCTGAAAGCCACCACCACCGGCTGACCGCGCGTCACTTCCCTTATCTCCCCGATCAGCCGGTCGGTCAGGGCGGGGGCTTCGATTTCAACCGGAAGGGCCAGGGTGGCTGCCGTCATCGTCCGACCTTTGTTCGAAGCCAGTATACCTGAACACCGCCCCGGATCCTGCCGTACCTTACATAGGAGGTGGGGGATGATCGGTCTGCGCGCCGCCCTGCCGGCAGTGCTCGTTGTGGTGGTCGCTGGCGCACCGGCGCCTGCGCCTTCCGCCGCGGCGGTCCTGGAGCTGGTGGACGTGGGCCACGCGCTGCGGGAGCAGACCCTGGTCATTACGGGAGGGGTGCGCAACACTGGCGCCCTGCCAGCCGGCGGGCTGGTGATCGACGCTTCCGGATTCGCCGCCAGCGGCGACCTGGCCGCCTTCGGCAGCGACGGGATTCCCTGGACGCTGGCCCCCGGTGCCGCCGAGCCCTTCCAGATCTTCCTCCCGCTGGGCCGCAGCCTGGTGAGCAGGTACACCGTGACCGTCTCCGGGTCCCGCCCGCGCCAGGCACGTCCGGCCGCCCTGAGCCGGACGATTCCTCCCGCCTTCTACCGGTCGCTGATTCTGCCACGGGTGGGGGTGGACGTAGATGCCGAGCCCACGGCGCTCACCTTCACTGCCGCGGCCAAAGGCCTCCCGGTGACCGCGGTGCGGGTGACGGTGACCCTGCTGGTGCGGGACAGGGACGGCCTGACACTTCGCGCCCTCAACGTGGAGGTCCCCGTGGACCGTCCGCTGCGCCTCCGGTTCGCTCCGCTCATTGTCCGTGTGGTCTCGGTCACCGTCGCCGACGTGGTGCTGACCTCTACCTGGACCTTGCCGTAGTAAGCGCCGTGTTCAGGCTGCTGTCGGGCTCAGCCCGGTTTGCCCTCGGCTGGCGGCGGCAAGGTGCGCCATCGCGTGGCACAGGCGCCGGGGAGGGCATTCAGGCGGCGGGGAGGAGGACGACGGAAAGGTGCACACCAGTGGCGGAGAGGGTGGGATTCGAACCCACGAGAGCGTTTCCGCCCTAGCTGCTTTCAAGGCAGCCCCGTTCGTCCGCTCCGGCACCTCTCCACCGGCGATTATACCCCCATCCCGGGAGCCCCTTCTCCCCAGGGGAGCCCGCCGGGACTTTGAAGCGCGGGTGCTCCACGGGCGCCCCGACCATACGAATGCAGGTGATCGACCTCCGCCCCCACCATGCGGACGCAGGTAATCGGGGGCCGGCCCGACAATAATGAAGCGGGATTTCCGCGGGAGGTGAGGCCATGGCGCTGCCGGAGTTTCGCAACGAGCCCTTCACCGATTTCACCGTCGAGGCCAACCGCACGGCCATGCAGGCCGCCCTGGCCGAGGTGCGGCGGGAGCTGGGGA
Coding sequences within it:
- a CDS encoding ExsB family protein; this translates as MTAATLALPVEIEAPALTDRLIGEIREVTRGQPVVVAFSGGLDSTTVAALAREALGGPHVLLVTVNMGAYAYRRGNQIVLELAQQLGLQQRCLLGQFAQHRVQRNGPACNRCTREIKLGMVRRASGGRLVLTGANRSDTWGQLGLKVCNGYYAPLLDLNKPQIRAIADHLGLRIPRIGEHPGREGCKLKHLLKPLINPTYHGRAVAEANEVLLRVLQDAGAAVDLANVKIIGPLGRNIGLVNVRPLPDPPLREALLQALRALPELDEVHLVETPLRLVVKAGPGVMHDAHARHWLQHGRMQPDFAFPIEVQWELARNSRLHTFQVVDFRPVAG